In the Acomys russatus chromosome 20, mAcoRus1.1, whole genome shotgun sequence genome, TGAAGTGTTAAATTGTTGCCAGAATCAATACAAGTGTGCTTCTTCGGGTATATTTTATCCCACTGTTGTTTTTAACATCTCTGTTAAGAAACTAATTAATTTACAACTCAGAGCCCCAGTGAACTTTGTGTACAGTGAGGGCCTCCTGgcttgccttttttgttgttttgttttgctttgttttattttttgtttttttccttcatcctttTGAAAGAGGATGGAAGTTAGTGGCACAGGAAATACAAATATATTACTTGCtgattaaaataatatgaaattattCCTAAACTATAAAGGAATAAAATCTGCCAAAACTCCAATACATGTTGGAATTccttacccccccaccccccccccccccagctaagTAGCAAGAAACATTTTCCTGCAGTCTGTCAAGTGCTATAGTTTAGGAGCTCTTTCATATTGAGGTTAGAAACACCTTTTTCCCTAAGCAGAATATGAAGGCCTTTAACAAAGAAATCTTAAtacatctgtttgttttcttctagatACGTTGGTATCAACGCATCTGACATCAACTACGCAGCGGGCCGCTATGACCCATCTGTAAAGCCCCCCTTCGACATAGGTTTTGAAGGGATTGGTGAGGTGGTGGCCTTAGGCCTCTCGGCTAGTGCTAGGTACACAGTGGGCCAGGCTGTGGCTTATGCGGCTCCAGGTTCCTTTGCCGAGTATACAGTGGTGCCTGCTAGCATTGCCACAGCTGTGCCTTCAGTGAAACCCGAGTATCTCACCCTGCTGGTTAGTGGCACCACTGCGTACATCAGCCTGAAAGAGCTTGGGGAGctgtcagaaggaaagaaagttctTGTAACCGCAGCTGCCGGGGGCACAGGCCAGTTTGCCGTACAACTTTCAAAGATGGCCAGGTGTCATGTCATCGGAACCTGCTCCTCCGAGGAAAAGGCAGCTTTCCTGAAATCTGTTGGGTGTGATCGTCCCATCAACTACAGAACGGAGCCTGTGGAGGAGGTACTCAAGCGAGAGTACCCTGAAGGTGTCGATGTAGTCTATGAGTCTGTTGGGGGAGCCATGTTTGACCTGGCTGTGGATGCTCTGGCCACCAAAGGGCGCTTGCTGGTAATTGGGTTTATCTCTGGCTACCAGAGCCCTACGGGACTTTCACCAGTAAAAGCTGGAGCCCTGCCGGCCAAGCTCCTGAGGAAGTCAGCCAGCCTCCAGGGGTTCTTTCTGAACCACTACTTCTCCAAGTACCAGGCTGCCATGGAACACTTGCTGGCGCTGTATACGCAAGGGGACCTAGTGTGTGAGGTGGACCTGGGACACCTGACTCCAGAGGGAAGGTTCACTGGCCTTGAATCCATATTCCGGGCTGTTGACTATATGTACACCAGGAAAAATATTGGGAAACTTGTTGTTGAATTGCCACACTGTGCCAGCAGTAAGCTGTGACAAGGGACAAGGGGACAGTGGCATaaaccaaagaggaaagaaagtgaaCTCTCTGAGCCTTAGAATGAAtgtaatagtttttaaaacaaaagtatagTGTTGATGAatttcctgccctccccccttgATAAAAATAATGTGCCTCAATAAAACCTCTCTCTGTAGCTAAGAGGTAAAACGTTTACATTCGATTCTTTAGTCATGGACGGTCTCATTCCAGATTTTATTGTTCCAGGGAAGTAAATTAATTCCTGATGTGAGACCTGATCGAGTCAGTATGTCCCCAGCccaatgagatttttaaaatcagactTCAGATAGCTAGCTCACTACGCCTCCTTCGCTTTAAAAGCCGCAGTACTTGTGCTAAGTACATAACAGGTGAGAATTCAGCTCCAGTCAGCCTTTTACTCTTACTGGCCCTTCTGCTTAGTGAGGAGCCTTTTGTCCTGTAAATCACTAGCCGACTATCTAAACAGATATTTGGGAGAGAATTCTCCCAACTTTAATCTTGTTAAGTTATTGGAAAAGTGATTCAGCAAACAGATATGTCTTACTGGACGTATCTACTGTTTGATGGCTTGAATTCAGATTCTGGTAATGTCGTCTATGAAGGAAAAAAGTTCCTTTTCTAAGAAGAAATTACTGTTGGAAACAGTGAATTTTGGAAAAGAAAGCGATGGCTTAGGGAGACTTTTTGGAAACTAATGTGGACAGAGGAAGGATAAAATTCTGTGCTACCTCTTTGGGAGCAGTGGGGAGGTAACAACAGGGGTCACAGAAGCGGGTGTGAAAGGTTAAAAACAGCTTACTCCCTTGTCCCCAAGGAGCAAGTGTCACTCCAAACACAGCGGGCACTCAAATCATCTAAGGCCATAACCATTTGCTTCTTAGAGGCCCACATGGAAGGTGCACTAGGCCTCTGGTGGCGGAAATGGGTGTCAGTCAGGTGTCCTGTGTTCCGATTTGCTTCTCCGTGCTTGAGAGAAATGAGCCACCTGCTCTGGTGTACCGGCGCACCGGGCCTGTCAACCCTGGCACTGCTTTACTTCAAGCTACACTACGGCTGATCAGCCTGGCCTTCACCTTCGGTGTCCAAGGGCTGCCTGTCACTTTTGTCatggaatcacacacacacccccacccacccccccccccccacacacacagagccttttCAGCCGAAGGTGAAGCCTGCCAGATTATTTTTCAGTCTTGGGTTTCAGTACCTCAAACGTGCTCAATAAATGGGAATGCAATTAAGAGTGGCTCTGCGagagtcgggggtggggtgggggctgctaGATTTAATTCTTTCCTTGCCTCTGAGGagcagagagatcctgtttctgAATAGCTGTTAGTATCTATTTTACAAGATTTACTCATTTCCAGGTACCTAATGTAGCCGCTAGCATGCATGCACAACAGTACAATTTATATGGTAAATGGAACCAAATAATGGCTTCACTGAATGTTATGGCCGCACTGAAGGGAAATGTCACGGTAAATAGCTGCCAAATTATGGATCGTGCCGAAGTGTCACAACTGCACTAAAGACAAATAGCACTAGAGGCTATTGCCACCATGACGTTTCTGAGTTATGAAGAAGGGTAGCAGCCTGACGCGGGGCTCTTTTGTGTCCTCGTCACAGCAAACCGCTGCCGTGTGCAGGGGGCAAGAAAGGCTCGTCCAGCGTGGTGCGCGGTTATTAATCTGTCCGTTTCAGATGTAGCCACTGTAGCAGGAGAGACTTTGCTGGCTCTCTCGTATACAAACATAACAAACGGGAAGGGAGGGTAGGTTTTATGAATGTTAGTATGCTCAGGAAATGACTGGTAATGGAAAAATGTCGTAATAAAATAATCTAATCAAAAACTATTATTAAATTTAACATAGTATATGTCTTGAAAGGCTTAGTTGCTTCCTATGCAGATAGATGTGTGAAATCTCACTGATAATGCTCTCTCCCTCTGAAAAGGCTTGAGGACGGAGGACATTACCAACTAAATTGCCTCTTCTGAACTGAAGTGAGTCCCGGTTTCCTTCATTTTAATGGGAGGGTAATAAAGATGAAAGACCAACATTTTATCTGATGGATCCCTTAAGCTATGGAgtaaaaatgtattacattttgaGGGAATATACTAAATTCAGCtatgtaaaagtaaaattcaCACACCcagccttaaaaataaaacagtattcaaagaaacaaacaagcaaacaaaaaccacgtCTTTCTGTCCCCACACAGAGAGCCATGGTGCGCGCTGCTCTCGTTTATTCTTAGAAAGCAAGCATGGCAGATCCTCCTGATGCCAATAATaccaaaaatatgttttaaggtttaaaaaattcttccgaaaattattttttaaattgagggtTATAACTAAGTATCGGTTTGGTCCCCTTGGGTTGTTGTTCAGGGCTACTCACTAGGGATGGAGAGGTGGAAGGTGTGAGGGCCCACACTGTACCATCTTCCACATCACAGCAGCCCTTCATAATGCAGGGCTGGCAGCAGCCTTGCTGTAGAGAAGGGACAAGGGCAGAGCAGTGACATGGGATAAATGAATTCTCAGTTCTGGCTGTGGCCTTCTCAGATCCTTGGTATAAGGTCATTGTCCCATCAGGCAAGAAGGCATTGCCTCCAGAGAAAGGCATCCCTAAGATGCCTTAGTGTTGGGTCAGGACCTCTAAGAAGTCAAATGCTACCCCTTTGAACCTCTttccaataggaaaaaaaaaaagcacagacaatataattataatttctgatcctttttttttttccaatgactACAGATGCTGATTgacttttagcatttttttttttttttaaagtccaggaACTGGTTTGCAAAGAAAGATTGGTTCAATGTGCTGTTGTTGCCTGATTGCATAAGAACGGGGCTTATTGGGAAGCGAAGAGAGCCTCTGTAGACTGTCATTAGTGTTTTGTTCAGTATTTATCTAATGCAAGTATGTGAGAAGTAGCCGCAGCTTATTAAAGTGAGAAGCTGTGTTCTCAAGGAGTGTAGCGGCTAATGAGGCTGTAATGTCCCAGCACCACGAAGGCCTTTTTGTGTCCCCACCACAAGATGCTGGAAACTTGACAGATGATATCATTTAAGACGCTGCCTGCCTTGGGGACCTGCTTCTTGGCTCCCTGTTTTGGGCTTCTGTTTGGGTAACATTTATAATGGCCACCCTGCTTATACCTGCAATGCCTTAACCCCTTGTGGAACGCACAGGCTGCTGCATAAATCTACCAGTTGAGGTTCCCTTTAAAAATGAGGCTTTGTGCAAAGGATCAAAACATTTCTCCTGATGACTCTGCCGCATGCCCACGTGGGGTGAATGCCGTATTTCCAACTCTATGAAGTCAAGTGAGCCAAGGCAGCTTTCAGAGTAAGTGGGACAGGACCCAGGACTGTCCACTTGGGAAGCTAGGTCACCAACGCCTACGAACTTCACGGGGCAGCTCACATGCACAGTGGCCTCACTCAAGCTTATACTTCCTGGTTTATACCTTCCCACactcctaaaaatattttataatattttttgtaATACTCATTTAGAATCATACGCAAACTATTAGcttttcagtttgggtttttttgtttttttttttttccaggactttttgctgtgttttggtttttatttgtacCAGCTTCTGCAACTGATTTTCCCACAAAGGCCTAGAATCCAGTATTAAAAAGCGTCACATAGAAGCCAAAGCGTAGACCTCAATTGTCAATAGCTCAACACTGCTGAAAacttgaaattctatttttactAGCCTTTTACCATCACATTATTTCAACTCATAGAAGGAAGAATGTACTGTGAGAACCTTACTGCTGTTACCAggctcccctccaccccctcaaaaggaagcaaacaaacaaacaaacataatataCAACCCAAAACAATGTCTTATCAGTATATGTCCCTTCAAGAAGTTCTTGTAGgaaagagatgattttttttttttttttagaaagtcaAGTAAGATGCATATTTTGATTATGTAAGATTGGAGCTTCTGTTTAACTCCTCACTCTCACCCCGCAGCAGGGAAGGCATGCCTGGTTTAAGTACCAGGCAATGTTTATTCTGAAATGCTGGCTTTGCCCTTTGTAGATGTCCCCTTCTGTGAGGGTCCTGCACCCCAGGAGGTATGGTTGAACCCTGGGAACACATCATGGGTCCCGCAAGCAGCAGGGTAAGTACCGCACAGAGGACAGTTTGGGGGAAAACCAATATGTTCTTCATGTGTGCTGAGAAGCCCTGAGCCAGAAGTCTGGAGATCGGAATAGCCCCCCAAAGGAAGGTGCATCCCTCAAAGTATCTTTCTgccaacacaaaattaaaataataattagaacATACCCTGCTGCTGGGTGGCAGCATCTAGTACAAAAGACAGATCTTTGCTAAGGGCTCTAGAAAGGGTCTGGTGACAGTGCCCGCTGATGTGCCACCCACCCTGTAAGCACACAGCAGCTGGGGGCTTAGAGTGATTCTTATCAGCAGTTCCACTGGGCAGTGGAAGGTGGAGAAATACGGAAGTGATACAGGATGTCCTACTCACTGGAGAACACTTGACCTTGGACCCTATATGCCCACCCCCAGCATTCCTTGCAGGCTCACAGGTGTCACTTCTAGCAGAAACACATATCTGGAAAGTGTATCTTTCCATCGCCTTTGTAAGAAAGACCAAATGTTACTTGGTAACACTAGATTATAAAGGGTAATCAAGCTCTACCCACATTACAAATACAGAGCTGGGCTCAGAAGGAGCCAGCATCACAGAGTCCACTGGAATCAGAGGATAGAACCCTGGCTGATTACTTTCTATGCTATCAGGTGAGCTCTCTGCACAGTCCCCTTTGCCACTGGCCAGGGTCCTCCAGTGTATAACTGACAGGCGTTTCCGAGCCACGGCTGGACTCGGAGGGAACCTTCACATGAATGGGACTGTGGCAAACTCAGGCGAAGTACCATGTTTAGACTCTAATCTGGTAGAGCTAGAGTTCTCGTTAAATTTGGTTTTTCATCTAAACACCATACTAGGCCTGAAGAAGTAGCTCGGCGAGTAAAGGATTTGGcttgcaaacatgagggcctgagcttgGTTTCTAGAACATGTCTAagtaggcaggcatggtagtgcacacttgaAATCCTAGCACCGAGGAGCCCAACACTGGACGACCTCTGAGGCTAGCTGCTTAACCAGGCCAGCCCAGGtcccagggagagaccctgcctcaaaacacaagtTCTGTGGAATGAAACCTCaggttgacctctagcctccacaggcatatgcacatgcgcgtgtgcgcaagcacacacaccttcaaatttcacacacaaattaataataataaataaaacaca is a window encoding:
- the Ptgr3 gene encoding prostaglandin reductase 3 — encoded protein: MQRLTAAGARAIVDMSYSRHFLDFQGSAIPRTMQKLVVTRLSPNFHEAVTLRRDCPVPLPGDGDLLVRNRYVGINASDINYAAGRYDPSVKPPFDIGFEGIGEVVALGLSASARYTVGQAVAYAAPGSFAEYTVVPASIATAVPSVKPEYLTLLVSGTTAYISLKELGELSEGKKVLVTAAAGGTGQFAVQLSKMARCHVIGTCSSEEKAAFLKSVGCDRPINYRTEPVEEVLKREYPEGVDVVYESVGGAMFDLAVDALATKGRLLVIGFISGYQSPTGLSPVKAGALPAKLLRKSASLQGFFLNHYFSKYQAAMEHLLALYTQGDLVCEVDLGHLTPEGRFTGLESIFRAVDYMYTRKNIGKLVVELPHCASSKL